In Mycoplasmopsis cynos, the following are encoded in one genomic region:
- a CDS encoding RDD family protein yields the protein MYKNSSFIKRFVANIIDLVLSLLLIILLFYLISFSNKNNQEISKFSFYGGFVLIIICINVFYLIIPIIIKGRTFGLLIMKLIIIDSGTKKFTIKMILLRNVFVSFYLTFVMLFIMIFLSEKSFVVVNERGHIFLKIRDDIYHKIVLQVVVILLSIIFSIYTFGYLFNIFKANRLSIIDFLTSSRIVENKKYTKNSIVKFTPIYYEKRKFRYINNKN from the coding sequence ATGTACAAAAACTCAAGTTTTATTAAAAGATTCGTAGCAAATATTATTGATTTAGTATTATCTTTATTATTAATCATTTTACTTTTTTATCTTATTTCTTTTTCTAATAAAAATAATCAAGAAATAAGTAAATTTTCATTTTATGGAGGTTTTGTATTAATAATAATTTGTATTAATGTTTTTTATTTGATAATTCCAATTATTATTAAAGGTAGAACGTTTGGATTATTAATTATGAAATTAATTATAATCGATTCAGGAACTAAGAAATTTACCATTAAAATGATTTTATTGAGAAATGTCTTTGTCTCTTTTTATTTAACATTTGTTATGCTTTTTATTATGATTTTTTTATCTGAAAAAAGCTTTGTAGTTGTAAATGAAAGAGGACATATTTTTTTAAAAATTCGTGATGATATTTATCATAAAATTGTGCTTCAAGTAGTTGTTATTTTATTATCTATAATTTTTTCAATTTACACATTTGGCTATTTATTTAATATTTTTAAAGCAAATAGACTTTCAATAATCGACTTTTTGACAAGTAGCAGAATTGTAGAAAATAAAAAATATACTAAAAATAGTATCGTTAAATTCACACCAATTTATTATGAAAAAAGAAAATTTAGGTACATTAATAATAAAAATTAA
- a CDS encoding glycosyltransferase, with the protein MKLSLVSLVTKNVENVKKYLDSLLSQTSNDFEIILCLNGKESENKQIISLLTNYFEKFKNRLQVIYNSKTNSYQYNLLSAFKLAKGEYITVFNTDITLIKYYYIENMIKNAEKYNVDVLEFKPRLNGSISWKPKARLINDRRIDLAKNPLPFAYVFPFIFNKIFKKSLVQKVMKFKLKNTNDTKLCIELNYILLFEAKSYTYLDFKIYREYFPADMWLNSKRVLNIFDELEKYLLNMNRKLFEEITYAKYYFLKLLMTGFLKETSFTYKNIYKTKEEIHEKRSKLLLAKHLELLEKLEAFYKAENYLLTNPYFSRNNEEVTLMLFPISKMKNKKILKQLV; encoded by the coding sequence ATGAAATTATCTTTAGTGTCATTAGTTACAAAAAACGTTGAAAATGTAAAAAAATATTTAGATTCATTATTATCTCAAACCTCAAATGACTTTGAGATTATTTTATGTTTAAATGGAAAAGAATCTGAAAATAAACAGATTATTTCATTATTAACTAATTATTTTGAAAAATTTAAAAATAGATTACAAGTTATTTATAATTCAAAGACTAATAGTTATCAATATAATCTTCTTAGTGCCTTTAAATTAGCAAAGGGAGAGTATATAACAGTATTTAATACTGATATAACTTTAATTAAGTATTATTATATTGAAAATATGATTAAAAATGCTGAAAAGTATAATGTTGATGTTTTGGAATTCAAACCAAGACTTAATGGTTCAATATCTTGAAAACCAAAAGCGAGATTAATAAATGATCGTAGAATTGATTTAGCTAAAAATCCTCTTCCATTCGCTTATGTTTTCCCATTTATTTTTAATAAAATATTTAAGAAATCATTGGTTCAAAAAGTAATGAAATTTAAATTAAAAAATACTAATGATACTAAATTGTGCATTGAATTAAATTATATTTTATTGTTTGAAGCAAAAAGTTATACTTATTTAGATTTTAAAATTTATCGTGAATATTTTCCTGCTGATATGTGATTAAATTCTAAAAGAGTCCTTAATATATTTGATGAACTTGAGAAATATTTACTTAATATGAATCGCAAGCTATTTGAGGAAATCACTTATGCTAAATATTATTTTTTGAAACTCTTAATGACAGGCTTTTTGAAAGAAACAAGTTTTACGTATAAAAATATTTATAAAACAAAAGAAGAAATTCATGAAAAAAGAAGCAAATTATTATTAGCTAAACACTTAGAACTTTTAGAAAAATTAGAGGCATTTTATAAAGCAGAAAATTATTTACTTACTAATCCTTATTTTTCAAGAAATAATGAAGAAGTAACATTAATGCTGTTTCCGATAAGTAAGATGAAAAATAAGAAAATTTTAAAACAACTTGTCTAA